A segment of the Candidatus Parvarchaeota archaeon genome:
AAACGACTTTTCGGCCCTGTCTTGCCCCGCGCCTTTCACGCCAACCACGCTGTCGCCTTCCCGTATGACATCAGCCACTGTAAAGTTCTGGATGACTTTTACTGAAGGGTATTTTTTTACGTTTTCAAAAAGGAAATTGTCGTAGATATAGCGCCTGCACACATAGCCAGTGTTCTGCTTGCCCTCCTTGTTTTTTGGGAACGGGATTGTGACGTGGGTTCCCTTTGGGTTTGAGAACACGACCCCGCTGATTTTTGCATGCGGGTTTTTCTCCATGTCGGCAGAGATTCCAAGTTCGCGAAGTATTTTAGTGCACTTGCCGCCAACAGCATCCCCGCAGGTCTTGTCTCGCGGGAACTGGCTTTTCTCAAGAAGAAGGACTTTTCTTCCCTCTTTTCCCAAAAATGCCGCAAGGGCGCTTCCGCCAGGCCCTGCGCCAACGATTATGACGTCAAATTTTTCTCCGGATTCCATTGATAACACCCTGAGTTTTGCAATATTTCTTGTGGTTTTATCGGCCAGGTTGCCGCTTGTTTTTGCTCATTTATAGGGACTCAAAATCAGGCTTTGGCAAGCCATTACTTTGGCCAAATTGCATAATTGCTTTCACCATAGATTATTAAAAGCGTTTTTATGCAGCTTTGGGCCTGGTTTTGGCTGCTCCAAACCATATAAAAACAGTTTGAGTCAGATAAATCCATGGAAAACGCGCAGGGAAAGGGAAACGCAAAGCCGGGCCAAAGGCTTGAGAGGGACGCCTTGGGAGTCGTGCAGTTGGATGCAAACTCATATTTTGGCTCATTTACAGCAAGGGCTGCGCAAAACTTCAGGTTCACAGGAAGCGCACTTTGCACATACAAAAAG
Coding sequences within it:
- a CDS encoding FAD-binding protein, with protein sequence MESGEKFDVIIVGAGPGGSALAAFLGKEGRKVLLLEKSQFPRDKTCGDAVGGKCTKILRELGISADMEKNPHAKISGVVFSNPKGTHVTIPFPKNKEGKQNTGYVCRRYIYDNFLFENVKKYPSVKVIQNFTVADVIREGDSVVGVKGAGQDRAEKSF